The Mastomys coucha isolate ucsf_1 unplaced genomic scaffold, UCSF_Mcou_1 pScaffold14, whole genome shotgun sequence genome window below encodes:
- the LOC116089307 gene encoding olfactory receptor 12, which translates to MATAVHRNGSLSAVSLRVFVLVGFGGGAETQALLFAVFLVLYVVTVLGNLTMIVVITLDARLHSPMYFFLKNLSFVDLCYSSVIAPNALANFLSSSKVISFEACATQFFFFSLLATTETFLLAVMAYDRFMAICSPLRYPVTMCPVTCARLVLGTFCVGCLNSIVQTSLTFQLPFCSSNRIDHFYCDVPPLLQLACASTALNELFLFGLCGFIIVSTTLAVLVSYGYITVTILRMHSGSGRHKVFSTCGSHLTAVSLFYGTLFVMYAQPGALTSMEQGKVVSIFYTLVIPMLNPLIYSLRNKDVKDALWRLGQRHSFVRTVRGCPEIGRNASA; encoded by the coding sequence ATGGCCACAGCGGTCCACAGAAATGGAAGCCTCTCTGCAGTGTCCCTGCGAGTGTTCGTGCTGGTGGGATTTGGGGGAGGTGCAGAGACCCAGGCCCTGCTCTTTGCTGTCTTTCTTGTCCTATATGTGGTGACCGTCCTGGGCAACCTCACCATGATCGTGGTTATCACCCTGGATGCCCGCCTACActcccccatgtacttcttcctcaagAACCTGTCCTTTGTTGACCTCTGTTACTCCTCTGTCATTGCCCCCAATGCCCTGGCcaacttcctctcctcctccaaagTCATCAGCTTTGAGGCTTGTGCCACTcagttcttctttttctccttgttgGCTACCACTGAGACTTTCCTCTTAGCtgtgatggcctatgaccgcttCATGGCCATCTGCAGTCCCCTAAGATACCCTGTGACCATGTGCCCTGTGACCTGTGCCCGTCTGGTCCTGGGCACCTTCTGTGTGGGCTGCCTGAACTCCATTGTGCAGACCAGCCTCACGTTCCAGCTGCCCTTCTGCAGCTCCAACCGTATTGACCACTTCTACTGTGACGTGCCCCCATTGCTCCAGCTGGCCTGCGCCAGCACAGCTCTCAATGAGCTCTTTCTCTTCGGCCTCTGTGGATTCATCATTGTGAGCAccaccctagctgtcctggtttCCTATGGCTACATCACCGTGACCATTCTCAGGATGCACTCGGGATCTGGGCGGCACAAGGTCTTCTCCACCTGTGGCTCTCATCTGACAGCAGTGTCTTTGTTTTATGGGACTCTATTTGTCATGTATGCACAGCCAGGCGCTCTGACATCCATGGAGCAGGGCAAAGTGGTCTCCATCTTCTACACCCTGGTCATCCCCATGCTCAACCCCCTCATCTATAGTTTGAGGAACAAGGATGTGAAGGATGCCCTGTGGAGGTTAGGACAGAGACACAGCTTTGTGAGGACAGTGAGAGGCTGTCCTGAGATTGGAAGGAATGCTTCTGCGTAG